A stretch of Paenibacillus peoriae DNA encodes these proteins:
- a CDS encoding efflux RND transporter permease subunit, translated as MIEYIVKKRKITLLFFVMLILVGIFGFFQLPQQEMPDVTIQNAMVTTVYPGASPQKVEETVTKELEKRIKEVEGVKTISSTSGNGFSSILIESKNGVDPQTVWDDMRKKVQDAQADLPQGVEVPVVNDKLTSSFIGSYALTADSSTPLYKLNDLTTTWKDQLNTISGVSSVKFNGLPDQEVRVHIDNQKLQQYQLSWGQVAQAIQAQIDRVPTGNIEYNGRTYQLIVRETEKADELNQVLLTRTKEGNPVYLRDIGITELAHPNTEYFAYVEGKPAITLSIGAETGTDIPSMSEKVNTKLKELEKTLPAGVHFQTLFAQKDQVSHIFDDLKRETILAIVAVILVCMLGLNLLTSAFVALAIPISVSIAIIFLPMFGITLNQISVVGLIIVLGILVDDAVVVNDNIERRLTELGESPSVAAVKGTKEVMLSILVATLATISAFAPLLFLPGNVGAFIKPIPAIVSLTMLASMIMSLTIIPIFREWYEKRRQARHPQGKSKPAGLLGQQIHSLNKLYSQKLMPKVIQRPLLTAMVGLMLGTAAYGLVPFTSVELFPESEDPHVALNVKMPVGTSIAETDQVVKDLAGWVKKQPETSKVVYSTGGTAPQLFSDINSSGGNISYNETVGQIAVVGKENVFDLNTTVDAWEQHVKKSYPGVTVTMYVPRLGIPVGKPVSIRISGQDLNELQTLAQKAKEQIATVEGTTGIVDDIGIERYALELEVNKQAMDQYLVSYTDLTRTLLLLKEGAQVSQFDTGNSLVDIKMYLNHSDEEPSKLFQQLSVVNAAGKQIPLNQLVQIKPSFAIQQIKHYNMERTITVEADLNGRTASEAMVDVESKLAQMKFPEGYKWEVGGETSDQSTIFKDLGQLAIVVVLLILLLITMQFYSLSIPIIIMTTVYLAAAGGIIGIFLTDMPIGFMSIMGIIALAGIVVRNGIVLIEFIEDARHEGMELKEAVIQAAAARFRPILLTSLAAIVGMIPLALLGSLLFKPLAFTVIFGLLFSTLLTLFVVPSLYMIMAKYKMRRQLKKQQHTVITPDQSL; from the coding sequence ATGATTGAGTACATCGTAAAAAAACGAAAAATTACATTGCTGTTTTTTGTCATGCTGATTTTGGTCGGAATCTTCGGCTTTTTCCAGTTACCACAGCAGGAAATGCCGGATGTCACCATACAGAATGCTATGGTAACAACAGTCTACCCTGGTGCTTCACCACAAAAAGTAGAAGAAACCGTAACTAAAGAGCTGGAGAAACGCATTAAGGAAGTTGAAGGTGTTAAAACGATTAGTTCGACTTCTGGTAACGGATTCTCCTCTATTTTAATCGAATCCAAAAACGGAGTTGATCCTCAAACGGTTTGGGATGATATGCGTAAAAAAGTGCAAGATGCACAAGCTGATCTTCCTCAAGGCGTTGAAGTACCTGTTGTAAATGACAAACTAACCAGCTCTTTTATCGGCTCCTATGCCCTGACGGCTGACTCTTCCACACCGCTGTATAAACTAAATGATTTAACAACGACTTGGAAAGATCAGCTCAATACCATTTCTGGCGTATCTAGCGTCAAATTCAATGGTCTCCCTGATCAAGAAGTACGTGTCCATATTGACAATCAGAAACTTCAGCAATACCAGCTTTCGTGGGGACAAGTGGCTCAAGCGATTCAGGCTCAAATTGATCGGGTCCCTACTGGTAATATTGAATACAACGGACGTACCTATCAACTTATTGTTCGCGAGACCGAAAAAGCTGATGAATTGAATCAGGTCCTTTTGACACGCACCAAAGAGGGTAATCCTGTTTATTTGAGAGATATCGGCATAACGGAGCTGGCCCATCCTAATACAGAATACTTTGCCTATGTAGAGGGTAAACCGGCCATTACGTTAAGTATTGGAGCAGAAACAGGCACAGACATCCCTTCTATGAGCGAAAAGGTCAATACCAAGCTCAAAGAACTGGAAAAAACACTCCCCGCAGGTGTTCACTTTCAAACTCTTTTTGCACAAAAGGATCAGGTAAGCCATATCTTTGACGACTTAAAGCGTGAAACGATTCTTGCGATTGTGGCCGTTATTCTCGTTTGTATGTTGGGGCTGAATTTGCTCACCTCTGCATTTGTTGCACTGGCCATTCCTATTTCGGTTTCGATTGCCATTATCTTTTTGCCTATGTTCGGCATCACTCTAAATCAGATTTCCGTTGTCGGTCTGATCATCGTACTCGGCATACTCGTGGATGATGCCGTAGTTGTAAATGATAATATTGAGCGTAGACTTACGGAATTAGGAGAATCGCCCTCAGTCGCAGCTGTAAAAGGTACCAAAGAGGTCATGCTTTCTATTTTGGTTGCAACTCTGGCTACCATCTCAGCTTTCGCGCCATTGTTGTTTCTTCCTGGAAATGTAGGTGCCTTTATTAAACCTATTCCTGCTATTGTCTCCCTGACCATGCTTGCCTCTATGATCATGTCGCTCACCATCATCCCTATTTTTCGAGAATGGTATGAGAAGCGCAGACAGGCTCGTCACCCTCAGGGTAAATCTAAACCAGCAGGCTTGCTCGGCCAGCAGATTCATTCTTTAAACAAGCTCTATTCACAAAAACTGATGCCTAAGGTCATTCAGCGTCCCTTGTTGACAGCCATGGTCGGACTCATGCTTGGAACAGCCGCCTATGGATTAGTTCCCTTTACCTCAGTTGAACTTTTTCCTGAGTCGGAAGATCCTCATGTTGCACTAAATGTAAAAATGCCTGTAGGCACTTCAATTGCGGAAACGGACCAGGTCGTTAAAGACCTTGCAGGCTGGGTGAAAAAGCAACCTGAAACTTCCAAGGTCGTCTACAGCACTGGAGGGACTGCCCCACAACTGTTTAGTGACATTAATAGTTCGGGTGGAAATATTAGTTATAACGAAACGGTGGGGCAGATTGCTGTCGTCGGCAAAGAAAACGTATTCGATCTCAATACGACAGTTGATGCTTGGGAACAACATGTTAAGAAATCCTACCCTGGAGTTACAGTTACGATGTATGTTCCTCGTCTCGGGATTCCAGTGGGTAAGCCCGTTTCTATTCGTATCTCAGGTCAGGATCTGAATGAACTGCAAACTCTTGCCCAAAAGGCAAAGGAGCAGATCGCGACAGTAGAGGGCACAACAGGCATCGTGGATGATATAGGAATTGAACGATATGCACTGGAGCTTGAGGTCAACAAACAAGCGATGGATCAATACCTGGTAAGTTACACAGATTTGACTCGCACCCTGCTTCTATTAAAAGAAGGAGCCCAAGTCAGTCAATTTGATACTGGAAACAGTCTGGTAGATATTAAAATGTATTTGAATCACAGCGACGAGGAGCCAAGTAAGCTTTTCCAACAATTAAGTGTAGTTAATGCAGCTGGTAAGCAAATTCCATTAAACCAGCTTGTCCAGATTAAGCCGTCATTTGCTATTCAGCAAATCAAGCATTACAATATGGAGCGGACGATTACGGTGGAAGCCGATTTGAACGGACGAACTGCAAGCGAAGCGATGGTTGATGTTGAAAGTAAGCTGGCGCAAATGAAGTTCCCAGAAGGCTACAAATGGGAGGTTGGTGGGGAAACCTCTGACCAATCGACCATATTCAAGGACTTAGGACAGCTGGCTATCGTTGTAGTCTTGCTCATTTTACTCTTGATTACTATGCAATTTTATTCTCTCTCCATTCCTATTATTATTATGACGACCGTGTACCTGGCAGCAGCCGGCGGGATTATTGGTATTTTCTTAACCGATATGCCTATCGGTTTTATGAGCATCATGGGAATCATTGCACTCGCGGGCATTGTTGTGCGGAATGGGATTGTGTTAATTGAATTTATCGAGGATGCACGACATGAAGGAATGGAATTGAAGGAAGCCGTAATACAGGCGGCCGCCGCTCGCTTCAGACCAATTTTATTGACATCCTTGGCCGCCATTGTAGGTATGATTCCGTTGGCACTATTGGGAAGCCTGCTCTTTAAGCCACTGGCGTTTACCGTCATTTTCGGTTTGTTATTCTCGACCTTGTTAACCTTGTTTGTCGTGCCGTCCTTGTATATGATCATGGCCAAATACAAGATGCGCCGTCAACTCAAAAAACAGCAGCACACAGTTATCACACCTGATCAATCTTTATGA
- a CDS encoding TetR/AcrR family transcriptional regulator: protein MESKKNDILQAAIRLFSRKGYYSTSVEEIAKESGMAKASFYKYFQGKEELPLEMCIILENNIEQDIRALYSKPDLSKHDKLHGFIVLYLKNLVENKVYLMMDLPEPSMLIFQNEQLNYAFENHEYKLYRWVRDCLIDIFGPSIEDHAWDVTFVLKSIVFEYIRFFADRMNDETIEHLTQFIIFLSSSLATSLNNADSAPHLFWSKQGWLPESALSNPFDQGRQINSLLHSLEDSILLSSWSSEEKQECQQIYAHLKEEALKSNPQKGLLKALFAYLEQYKELQKVCRLLKNLLDHAPISE, encoded by the coding sequence ATGGAAAGTAAAAAAAATGATATTTTACAGGCCGCCATTCGGCTGTTCTCCAGAAAAGGCTATTATTCAACATCTGTTGAAGAAATCGCCAAAGAAAGTGGGATGGCGAAGGCATCCTTCTATAAATATTTTCAGGGAAAAGAAGAACTCCCTCTAGAAATGTGTATCATTCTGGAAAATAACATTGAACAAGACATCCGGGCTCTCTACAGTAAACCTGATCTTTCTAAGCACGATAAACTGCACGGTTTTATTGTACTTTACTTGAAAAATCTCGTTGAAAACAAAGTGTATCTCATGATGGATCTTCCTGAGCCTTCCATGCTTATTTTCCAGAATGAACAACTTAATTACGCATTCGAGAATCATGAATACAAATTGTACAGATGGGTTCGCGACTGCCTGATTGATATTTTTGGACCGAGCATTGAAGATCATGCATGGGACGTGACCTTTGTACTTAAAAGCATTGTGTTTGAATATATTCGCTTCTTTGCCGATCGCATGAATGATGAAACGATTGAACATCTAACACAGTTTATTATCTTCTTATCCAGTTCCTTGGCAACCAGCCTGAACAATGCTGATTCAGCTCCACATTTGTTCTGGAGCAAGCAAGGCTGGTTACCCGAAAGTGCTCTAAGTAATCCTTTTGATCAAGGCCGTCAAATTAACAGCCTTCTCCACTCTTTGGAAGACAGTATACTGCTGTCTTCTTGGAGTTCAGAGGAGAAACAGGAGTGTCAGCAAATCTACGCTCATTTAAAGGAAGAGGCTCTGAAATCGAACCCTCAGAAAGGCCTCCTGAAAGCCCTTTTTGCGTATTTGGAGCAGTACAAGGAACTGCAAAAGGTTTGTCGTTTACTTAAAAATTTATTGGACCATGCTCCGATATCCGAGTAG
- the metK gene encoding methionine adenosyltransferase, translated as MSVKGRHLFTSESVTEGHPDKICDQISDAVLDAFLANDPNARVACEVSVATGLVLVIGEISSKSEYVDIPSIVRNTIKEIGYTRAKYGFDYNTCAVLTSLNEQSPDIAQGVNAALESRDPAEVDKETENIGAGDQGLMFGFATNETPELMPLPIAMSHRIARRLSEVRKDGTLNYLRPDGKTQVTVEYENGKPVRIDAIVVSTQHAEDTTLEQIQADIKEKVILPVVPAELLDEQTKYYINPTGRFVIGGPQGDAGLTGRKIIVDTYGGYARHGGGAFSGKDPTKVDRSAAYAARYVAKNLVAAGLADKVEIQLAYAIGVATPVSINVDTYGTGKVSDEKLVELIRNNFDLRPTGIIRMLDLRRPIYKQTAAYGHFGRTDLDVPWESVDKAEILKEQAGL; from the coding sequence ATGTCTGTAAAAGGCCGTCATTTGTTCACGTCCGAGTCTGTAACAGAAGGCCATCCGGATAAAATCTGTGATCAGATATCCGATGCTGTATTGGATGCCTTTCTGGCTAATGACCCTAATGCACGGGTAGCATGTGAAGTATCGGTAGCTACTGGTCTCGTTCTCGTTATTGGTGAAATCAGTTCCAAATCGGAGTACGTGGATATTCCATCCATTGTACGTAATACGATTAAGGAAATTGGCTATACACGTGCGAAATACGGTTTCGACTATAATACTTGCGCTGTATTGACTTCTTTGAATGAACAGTCGCCGGACATCGCTCAAGGGGTTAATGCTGCCTTGGAAAGCCGTGATCCTGCTGAAGTAGATAAAGAAACGGAAAACATTGGGGCTGGAGATCAAGGATTGATGTTTGGTTTTGCTACGAACGAGACACCGGAGTTGATGCCTTTACCTATCGCTATGTCTCACCGTATTGCACGACGCTTGTCTGAAGTGCGTAAGGATGGAACACTGAATTACCTTCGTCCAGACGGTAAAACCCAAGTAACGGTAGAGTATGAAAATGGTAAACCTGTTCGTATTGATGCTATTGTAGTTTCTACGCAGCATGCGGAGGATACTACTTTGGAGCAAATTCAAGCAGACATCAAAGAAAAGGTTATTTTGCCAGTTGTTCCTGCCGAATTATTGGATGAGCAAACCAAGTATTACATTAATCCGACAGGACGCTTTGTTATCGGTGGTCCTCAAGGAGATGCAGGTCTGACAGGCCGTAAAATTATTGTGGATACGTATGGTGGTTATGCACGTCACGGCGGGGGAGCATTCTCCGGTAAAGATCCGACCAAAGTGGACCGTTCCGCTGCTTATGCTGCTCGTTATGTAGCGAAAAACCTCGTAGCAGCTGGATTGGCAGACAAAGTGGAAATTCAGCTTGCTTATGCCATCGGTGTAGCTACGCCTGTTTCGATTAACGTCGATACATACGGTACGGGTAAAGTGAGTGATGAGAAGCTGGTTGAATTGATCCGAAATAACTTTGATCTGCGCCCAACAGGTATTATTCGCATGTTGGATCTGCGTCGTCCAATTTATAAGCAAACTGCTGCCTACGGTCACTTTGGACGTACAGATTTGGATGTACCATGGGAGAGCGTAGATAAAGCTGAAATTCTAAAAGAACAAGCGGGGCTGTAA
- a CDS encoding alpha/beta-type small acid-soluble spore protein produces the protein MASRGQRRLIPESRARLDDLKYEIAAEFGLPVYNPQYTHIQPKADSEFAAELGEFAGGGNVAWRDLTSRQNGSVGGEITKRLIQSAERSLSEYGTL, from the coding sequence ATGGCGTCAAGAGGTCAAAGACGATTAATTCCCGAAAGTCGTGCCAGGTTAGATGATTTGAAGTATGAAATCGCTGCTGAGTTTGGGCTACCTGTTTATAATCCCCAATATACACATATACAACCTAAGGCTGACAGTGAATTTGCTGCAGAATTGGGGGAGTTTGCGGGGGGCGGGAATGTAGCATGGCGTGATTTAACTTCAAGACAGAACGGTTCGGTTGGTGGTGAAATTACTAAGCGACTGATACAATCTGCTGAACGTAGCTTATCTGAATATGGTACATTGTAA